A single genomic interval of Oryzomonas sagensis harbors:
- a CDS encoding decaprenyl-phosphate phosphoribosyltransferase, which translates to MSDSRPTDVQASAHMMVPHAMSLPTLRGYLKLLRPAQWLKNLMIFFPPFLGGTFFLAVIRPTALIPFLSFCLASSATYILNDLLDMENDRNHPEKRCRPLPSGRISPLSARVLAFTLAVAAIAVAWRVSLPFLSFLLLYGAVSSAYSIKLKEYALVDIFCISAGFLLRLEAGGAAFGVTISEWLFLSVFLLAVFLSTGKRLSEKNRLGETAASHRRALVAYPEGFLDGTMYMTGGAVLVTYTLYVISRHSALLLYTVPLCCFGLLRYILRVQSGKGGDPTESLLRDMQLFIVGLVWAVMVGWGVYAP; encoded by the coding sequence TTGAGTGACTCTCGTCCAACGGACGTTCAGGCGTCCGCTCACATGATGGTGCCGCACGCCATGTCTTTACCCACCCTCCGGGGGTATCTTAAACTTCTTCGGCCGGCACAATGGCTGAAAAACCTGATGATCTTCTTTCCTCCCTTTCTGGGAGGAACGTTCTTCCTGGCCGTTATTCGTCCAACCGCGCTGATCCCGTTCCTCTCCTTCTGTCTGGCGTCAAGCGCCACCTACATCCTCAATGATCTTCTGGACATGGAAAACGATCGCAACCATCCCGAAAAGAGATGCCGACCGTTGCCGTCCGGCCGGATATCGCCTCTTTCCGCCCGTGTGCTTGCCTTTACTCTTGCCGTTGCCGCCATAGCCGTTGCCTGGAGGGTATCCCTACCGTTCCTGTCGTTTCTGCTGCTTTACGGCGCTGTCTCCAGCGCCTATTCCATCAAATTGAAAGAGTATGCGCTGGTCGATATCTTTTGCATATCGGCCGGATTCCTGCTGCGGCTCGAAGCCGGGGGCGCCGCTTTCGGGGTAACGATCTCGGAGTGGCTTTTCCTGAGTGTGTTTCTGCTGGCGGTATTCCTCAGCACCGGCAAGCGCCTCAGCGAAAAGAACCGCCTGGGGGAGACTGCTGCCAGCCACCGCAGGGCGCTGGTCGCCTATCCTGAGGGCTTTTTGGACGGGACCATGTATATGACCGGAGGTGCGGTGCTGGTCACCTATACCCTCTATGTCATCTCGCGCCACTCTGCGCTGCTCCTCTACACGGTCCCGCTCTGCTGTTTCGGCTTATTGCGCTATATCCTCCGGGTACAGTCAGGAAAAGGGGGCGATCCGACCGAGTCGCTGCTTCGGGATATGCAGCTCTTTATCGTCGGGCTTGTCTGGGCGGTGATGGTGGGGTGGGGGGTGTACGCACCATGA
- a CDS encoding glycosyltransferase: MRRLLLTWLYKVFPFDLRGDCPVPPARDNIRISCIINFYGRLDLLSGILHSLAQQRYPRERFEVVLVEDQNGTDGGRDMAERFTEQLQIVYLPLDANFGKMGYSRNFGLSRTRGEIVLFLDDDTVILQQDFLTVLDDRFGRDAGPDAVVPHGHAGFSLVRGHYGFHDPYFMTSRCTAYRREVLAELGGFMAHFVGQEDVEFVVRFLMAGKRSENVPELNYFHPPLLVPNFRKPRSVGHSFYGLRSRYPLPIWLIIILNCSRHAPLYLLPMRRCREMGRFGIGFFTGVVVSLFKKEGFQYN; encoded by the coding sequence ATGAGGCGGCTTTTGCTCACATGGTTGTACAAGGTATTCCCGTTTGATTTGCGGGGGGACTGTCCCGTACCACCAGCAAGAGATAATATTAGAATATCCTGTATTATCAATTTCTACGGCCGGCTCGACCTGCTTTCCGGCATTCTCCATTCCCTTGCCCAGCAGCGCTACCCCAGGGAACGGTTCGAAGTAGTCCTGGTGGAGGACCAAAACGGCACGGATGGCGGCAGAGACATGGCGGAACGTTTTACAGAGCAGCTCCAGATCGTCTACCTCCCCCTCGACGCGAATTTCGGAAAAATGGGCTATTCGAGGAACTTCGGCCTGTCGAGGACCCGGGGCGAGATCGTGCTGTTCCTTGACGACGATACCGTCATATTGCAGCAGGATTTTCTCACGGTTCTCGACGACCGATTCGGGCGGGATGCCGGCCCGGATGCCGTGGTGCCCCATGGCCACGCCGGTTTCTCACTGGTCCGGGGCCACTACGGCTTCCATGATCCCTATTTCATGACCAGCCGCTGTACCGCCTATCGCCGGGAGGTCCTGGCGGAGTTGGGCGGGTTCATGGCCCACTTCGTGGGGCAGGAGGACGTGGAGTTCGTCGTCAGGTTTCTCATGGCGGGCAAGCGCTCCGAGAACGTCCCGGAACTGAACTATTTTCATCCGCCGCTCCTGGTCCCCAATTTCCGCAAGCCACGATCCGTGGGACACTCGTTCTATGGCTTGCGATCAAGATACCCCTTGCCGATCTGGCTCATAATCATCCTCAACTGCTCCCGCCATGCGCCCCTGTACCTGCTTCCCATGAGGCGATGCCGGGAGATGGGGCGTTTCGGCATCGGCTTTTTTACCGGGGTGGTTGTTTCCCTTTTCAAAAAGGAAGGCTTTCAGTACAATTGA
- a CDS encoding ABC transporter permease translates to MGALHYWRDIWRYRELFFFLAWRDILVRYKQTAIGIAWSVLRPLLTMVVFTIVFGKLAKLPSNGVPYPIMVYAAMLPWQFFANSLTESSNSLIDNANLLTKVYFPRLIVPAGSVIVSMVDFLISAVILAGLMVWYRFVPDMRILFLPAFFVMAFMASFGAGLWLSALNVQYRDFRYVVPFLVQFGLYISPVGFSSAIVPEEWRFLYFLNPMVGVIDGFRWALLGDAFPVNWPGFALSSVLVVLILAGGVFYFRRMERSFADVV, encoded by the coding sequence ATGGGCGCACTCCACTACTGGCGCGATATCTGGCGCTACCGGGAGCTTTTCTTCTTTCTGGCGTGGCGTGATATCCTGGTGCGTTACAAACAGACCGCTATCGGTATCGCCTGGAGCGTGCTGCGGCCACTCTTGACCATGGTGGTCTTCACCATTGTCTTCGGCAAACTGGCCAAGCTTCCCTCGAACGGCGTCCCCTATCCGATCATGGTCTATGCGGCCATGCTGCCGTGGCAGTTCTTTGCCAACTCCCTCACCGAGAGCAGCAATTCATTGATCGACAACGCAAACCTGCTCACCAAAGTTTATTTCCCCCGCCTGATCGTCCCGGCCGGCTCGGTCATTGTCAGCATGGTGGATTTCCTTATCTCCGCCGTCATCCTAGCCGGGTTGATGGTCTGGTACCGTTTCGTCCCCGACATGAGAATTCTCTTCTTGCCTGCATTCTTCGTGATGGCGTTCATGGCTTCCTTCGGCGCCGGGCTGTGGCTCTCGGCGCTCAACGTGCAGTATCGCGACTTCCGCTACGTGGTGCCGTTCCTGGTGCAGTTCGGGCTCTACATCTCCCCGGTCGGCTTTTCCAGCGCCATCGTCCCCGAGGAGTGGCGTTTCCTGTACTTCCTCAACCCCATGGTCGGCGTTATCGATGGTTTCCGCTGGGCGCTCCTGGGCGATGCCTTTCCGGTCAACTGGCCCGGCTTCGCTCTTTCATCCGTTCTGGTCGTCCTGATCCTTGCCGGCGGAGTCTTCTACTTCCGCCGCATGGAACGCAGCTTCGCGGACGTGGTGTAG